Below is a window of Virgibacillus sp. NKC19-3 DNA.
ATACACAGCGCCCTTTACCATGTGGAATACACATTGGTGTCCCAAACCTTGGATCATAAGTTACATCACATTTCATTTGAAAAACATCATGAACTAAATTACATGTAACAATTTCCTCCGGTTTTCCTTTTGCATAAACCTGTTTATCTTTAATGGAAACAACATGGTGCGCGTAGCGGCATGCAAGATTTAAATCATGCAATACCATGATGATCGTACGTCCGTCTTTTTCATTCAAATCAAATAATAAATCAAGTACATCAATTTGATGCGCCATATCTAAATAAGTTGTCGGTTCATCAAGTAGGATCGCATCCGTCTCCTGCGCCAATGTCATGGCAATCCAAGCACGCTGACGCTGACCACCGGATAAGGAATCAACAGGGCGATCCTTTAAATCAAGCATGTTTGTTGATTCAAGTGCGTGATGAACAGCATCTTCATCTTCTTTAGACCATTGTTTTAGGAAACCGCGATGCGGATGTCTCCCTTGTTTGACAAGTTCCATTACAGATAAACCTTCAGGAGTAACAGGGCCTTGCGGTAAGATAGATAGCTCCTTTGCAACTTCTTTTGTCCCCATCTTCGCGATATTTTCACCATCTAAAATAACGTTACCGCCTTTTGGCTTTAGCAACCTAGCCAACGATCGTAATAATGTAGATTTTCCACTTCCATTAGCGCCAATTAAGACAGTAATTTCGCCTTTAGGTATTGCTATATCTAAATCATCTATTATAATATTTTCCCCGTAACCAAGGGTTAAATCAGTTGCGGATAGTGTTTGCATCGGAATCGCTCCTCTACATTCATGCATAAAAGCACACACACACATATCTATGTATATGTTCAAATTTTTCCAAAATGCC
It encodes the following:
- a CDS encoding ABC transporter ATP-binding protein, translating into MQTLSATDLTLGYGENIIIDDLDIAIPKGEITVLIGANGSGKSTLLRSLARLLKPKGGNVILDGENIAKMGTKEVAKELSILPQGPVTPEGLSVMELVKQGRHPHRGFLKQWSKEDEDAVHHALESTNMLDLKDRPVDSLSGGQRQRAWIAMTLAQETDAILLDEPTTYLDMAHQIDVLDLLFDLNEKDGRTIIMVLHDLNLACRYAHHVVSIKDKQVYAKGKPEEIVTCNLVHDVFQMKCDVTYDPRFGTPMCIPHGKGRCVFANQNQQTAITS